In Candidatus Omnitrophota bacterium, a genomic segment contains:
- a CDS encoding glycosyltransferase family 2 protein → MKLLSIVVPVYNEESNLSIFYDRLNKSLESIGYGYEVIFVDDGSGDDSITVMKDLRDQDSRVRIISFSRNFGHQIALTAGIDKASGDAVIVMDADLQHPPEIIKDLISRWEDGYDVVYTIRKDTEGAGLFKKATSAFFYKVLSKISRIDVSPGIADFRLMDKKVIRSFRTIRERSRFIRGLVKWVGFKQIGVEYVAPARYSGNSKYSIRKMMRLAVDGITSFSWFPLQVATYFGLLVSFFSFAYTLYAIFIRLFTSKAVPGWSSLLIAVTFIGGVQLVFLGIIGEYIGRIFEEVKGRPIYIVNEAIGFAENVLNKVEA, encoded by the coding sequence ATGAAACTATTATCGATCGTAGTGCCAGTATATAATGAGGAAAGCAATCTATCGATATTTTATGACAGATTAAATAAGTCATTGGAGTCGATCGGTTACGGATATGAGGTCATATTTGTCGATGACGGCAGCGGTGATGATTCCATCACTGTAATGAAGGATCTGCGTGATCAGGATAGTCGGGTCAGGATAATATCCTTTTCTCGTAATTTTGGACACCAGATAGCGCTCACCGCAGGCATAGATAAGGCATCGGGTGACGCAGTTATCGTTATGGATGCCGATTTGCAGCACCCGCCGGAGATCATAAAAGATCTGATCTCAAGATGGGAAGACGGTTACGATGTTGTATATACGATCAGAAAAGATACCGAAGGGGCGGGATTATTTAAAAAAGCCACCTCCGCATTCTTCTATAAAGTATTATCAAAGATATCAAGAATTGATGTTTCGCCGGGTATAGCGGATTTCCGGTTAATGGATAAAAAAGTGATACGTAGTTTCAGGACTATAAGGGAGAGATCCAGATTCATCAGGGGATTGGTTAAATGGGTCGGTTTTAAGCAAATAGGGGTCGAATATGTGGCTCCGGCAAGATATTCGGGTAATTCCAAGTACTCTATAAGGAAAATGATGCGGCTTGCCGTAGACGGCATCACTTCGTTTTCCTGGTTTCCTCTGCAGGTGGCGACATATTTTGGACTTCTTGTCTCTTTTTTTAGTTTTGCCTATACGCTGTATGCGATCTTTATCAGGCTGTTCACATCTAAAGCCGTACCCGGATGGTCTTCGCTTTTGATAGCAGTTACTTTTATAGGCGGCGTTCAGCTCGTCTTCCTGGGCATAATAGGCGAATATATAGGAAGGATCTTCGAAGAGGTCAAAGGCAGGCCTATATATATAGTCAACGAGGCGATAGGTTTTGCTGAAAACGTATTGAATAAGGTAGAAGCATAG
- a CDS encoding CpsD/CapB family tyrosine-protein kinase, protein MGKITDALKKVTDERIQRIQKKPELEYVIKKVENTRIEPHIVAFHDPSSPIGEQYKIIRTNIQSMRETRDLKTFLITSSISGEGKTVTTINLAMTMAHDLNNKSILLIDADMRKGRIAKYLGIHSNPGLSEVLKGEAEAEITFVSQDIENLTVMPSGRVPKNPAELLASKNMKNLLASMKTRFDYIFIDSPPIMPLTDPCVLGTIADGVIMIIQAGRTQRDIIRHAEQRLHQAHARTIGYIMTNVEYHLPHYLYRYVHKYSDEAYYRKETVGV, encoded by the coding sequence ATGGGTAAAATAACAGATGCATTGAAGAAAGTCACCGACGAGCGCATACAAAGGATACAGAAAAAGCCGGAGCTTGAGTATGTGATAAAGAAGGTCGAGAACACCAGGATCGAACCGCACATCGTCGCGTTCCATGACCCGTCCTCGCCGATCGGCGAGCAGTACAAGATAATACGTACCAACATCCAGAGCATGCGGGAGACGAGGGACCTCAAGACGTTCCTCATCACAAGCTCCATAAGCGGTGAGGGGAAGACCGTTACCACGATAAACCTCGCGATGACCATGGCGCACGACCTCAATAATAAGAGCATCCTGCTGATAGACGCCGATATGCGTAAAGGCAGGATCGCGAAGTACCTCGGGATACACTCGAACCCCGGATTGTCCGAAGTGCTGAAAGGGGAGGCCGAGGCCGAAATAACGTTCGTAAGCCAGGATATCGAGAATTTGACGGTCATGCCTTCAGGCAGGGTGCCCAAGAACCCGGCCGAACTCCTGGCGTCTAAGAACATGAAGAACCTTCTCGCCTCTATGAAGACAAGGTTCGACTATATATTCATCGATTCGCCTCCGATCATGCCCCTGACGGACCCTTGCGTCCTCGGCACTATAGCGGACGGTGTCATAATGATCATACAGGCAGGCAGGACCCAGCGCGATATAATACGCCACGCCGAACAGCGCCTTCACCAGGCCCACGCCAGGACGATCGGCTACATAATGACGAACGTTGAGTATCACCTTCCTCATTACCTCTACCGTTACGTCCACAAGTACAGCGACGAGGCGTATTATCGGAAGGAGACGGTGGGCGTTTAG
- a CDS encoding glycosyltransferase gives MNSHRPETSVIIPVYNRADYIAETIESVLSQTYKDYEVIVVNDGSTNAAVKEVLKPYMAVINYFYKENGGIASARNFGIQRSRGDYIAFLDSDDVWQTDKLYQQVNFLKNNPEMYMCYTELELIDEHGNTIGYSDRRRKIPLDGMVIKYVFEHHGIMPSSIMVKREIFNSIGLFDESFRDGGEDTDFLFRAAAAFPIGLIDKPLTKYRQYDMNTSKHAHIHARQLQAIRNFLDGKLKFAEANRPLVRKVLAEVHKDYAEDLLVNNDFRGALKQISKHLYYAGLNNAKFSALFKITLANVLGVKFSEYLRNIKKKLKSGASQNTYETD, from the coding sequence ATGAACAGCCACAGGCCCGAAACAAGTGTAATAATACCGGTTTATAATCGCGCGGATTATATAGCGGAGACAATAGAGAGCGTATTGTCACAAACATATAAAGATTATGAGGTTATAGTCGTGAACGATGGCTCCACTAATGCCGCTGTCAAGGAAGTGCTCAAGCCTTATATGGCGGTGATAAACTACTTTTACAAAGAAAACGGGGGTATAGCGAGTGCCCGCAATTTCGGCATACAGAGATCAAGGGGTGATTACATAGCATTCTTAGATTCGGATGATGTTTGGCAGACCGACAAGCTTTATCAACAGGTAAATTTTTTAAAGAATAATCCGGAGATGTACATGTGTTATACGGAGCTGGAATTGATTGATGAGCACGGGAATACCATTGGATATTCTGATCGCCGTAGGAAGATCCCGCTCGATGGGATGGTGATAAAGTATGTGTTTGAACATCACGGAATAATGCCATCTTCCATTATGGTGAAGAGGGAGATTTTTAATAGCATAGGTCTATTCGACGAATCCTTTAGAGACGGCGGAGAAGATACTGATTTTCTTTTTAGGGCCGCAGCGGCTTTTCCTATAGGCCTTATCGATAAGCCATTGACGAAATACAGGCAGTACGATATGAACACAAGCAAGCATGCACATATCCATGCCCGTCAACTCCAGGCTATCAGGAACTTCTTGGACGGGAAGCTGAAATTTGCCGAAGCGAACAGGCCGCTTGTAAGGAAGGTTCTCGCTGAAGTGCACAAAGATTATGCCGAAGACCTTCTGGTCAATAATGATTTCAGGGGAGCATTAAAACAGATAAGTAAGCATTTATATTATGCCGGTCTGAACAATGCTAAGTTTTCCGCACTGTTCAAAATAACACTAGCAAATGTTTTAGGTGTAAAGTTTTCGGAGTATTTAAGAAATATAAAAAAGAAGCTTAAATCCGGGGCATCGCAAAATACCTATGAAACCGATTAA
- a CDS encoding aminoglycoside phosphotransferase family protein has translation MTISELKDNIMILKDSVRSAILQNPLLQDAGSVDMARKAVRHIGLRGIDKIIIGKPNTLIIVTNDTIVKMPMDRLSTARCRLNKMMLKKLCKTGISSFVPRFLKEGRFDGQPYYCETRLPGAAIDIPLNRMDELVIKAADFITEFHKETAQEITIDEIYFKRLFAKSIVKLSYYLKGEYKEKLLRLEKMLKKRLIGKRLKTVWFHGDYKVENVLFDKKHWGIRGVIDWDLSRERGLPLLDIFYLLLYRDSMLTGKDTSEIFADRFLKLDFVGLEREIIAEYINITAINSEFIRPMLLMYWINHLIERYRKQFENNTTDLICNDLYGIIDKIAEIK, from the coding sequence ATGACAATAAGCGAACTCAAAGACAATATCATGATCCTGAAAGATTCTGTGCGATCCGCGATCCTGCAGAATCCTTTATTGCAGGATGCCGGATCGGTAGATATGGCCCGGAAGGCAGTGAGGCATATCGGCTTGAGGGGTATCGATAAGATCATTATCGGAAAGCCGAATACGCTGATAATAGTGACGAACGATACCATAGTGAAGATGCCGATGGATCGCTTAAGCACTGCGCGATGTCGTCTTAATAAGATGATGCTGAAAAAACTATGCAAGACGGGCATCTCTTCTTTCGTGCCGCGTTTTCTGAAGGAAGGCAGGTTCGACGGTCAACCATATTATTGCGAAACGCGTCTTCCCGGCGCGGCAATAGATATCCCGCTTAACAGGATGGACGAACTTGTGATAAAAGCAGCCGATTTCATAACCGAATTTCATAAAGAGACGGCGCAGGAGATCACCATAGACGAAATATATTTTAAGCGTCTATTTGCCAAAAGCATTGTCAAACTGTCCTATTATCTTAAGGGTGAATACAAAGAAAAGCTTTTACGCTTGGAGAAGATGCTTAAGAAGCGGCTGATCGGGAAACGGCTTAAGACGGTGTGGTTCCATGGCGACTATAAGGTCGAAAATGTACTATTTGACAAGAAGCACTGGGGAATAAGAGGTGTAATTGACTGGGATCTGTCCAGGGAGAGAGGGCTTCCTCTTCTCGATATATTTTATCTTTTGCTGTATAGAGACAGTATGCTGACAGGTAAAGACACATCCGAGATATTCGCGGATAGATTTTTAAAATTGGATTTTGTCGGCTTGGAAAGAGAGATCATTGCTGAGTATATTAATATCACCGCGATAAACAGCGAATTTATAAGGCCGATGCTCTTGATGTATTGGATAAACCATCTTATAGAAAGATATAGAAAACAATTTGAGAATAACACGACAGATTTGATATGCAATGACCTGTACGGGATAATTGATAAAATCGCGGAGATCAAATGA
- a CDS encoding ORF6N domain-containing protein, whose amino-acid sequence MKQILAQEVIENRIFVIRGLKVMLSMHLAELYGVEAKVLTQAVKRNLKRFPEDFMFQLTWDEVDILRSQIVTLRGVHGKHIKYLPYAFTEQGVAMLSSVLNSERAVQVNIVIMRAFVKLREILATHKELAAKLRELEHKVSKHDTDILTIFEAIRQLMTPTPEPPKRRIGFHAE is encoded by the coding sequence ATGAAGCAAATATTAGCGCAGGAAGTGATTGAGAATCGGATCTTTGTCATAAGAGGGCTTAAGGTCATGCTAAGCATGCACCTGGCAGAGCTTTATGGTGTAGAGGCCAAAGTGCTAACTCAGGCTGTAAAACGTAATTTAAAAAGATTCCCGGAAGATTTTATGTTTCAACTGACGTGGGATGAGGTGGATATCTTAAGGTCACAAATTGTGACCTTAAGAGGAGTACATGGAAAACATATTAAATATCTTCCCTATGCTTTTACTGAACAAGGGGTTGCGATGCTCTCAAGTGTTTTAAATAGTGAAAGAGCCGTTCAGGTTAACATTGTAATAATGCGAGCTTTTGTTAAGCTCAGAGAAATACTCGCGACCCATAAGGAACTTGCGGCAAAGTTACGCGAGCTTGAACATAAGGTATCAAAACACGATACTGACATCTTGACGATATTCGAGGCAATCCGGCAGCTCATGACGCCTACACCTGAACCGCCTAAGCGTAGAATCGGGTTTCATGCGGAGTAA
- a CDS encoding glycosyltransferase — MRRKIKIGFVNYSLNVGGIETLILEICKRLNRSVFEPCIFVFEKDGKLKDEYLRSGIGVIEVSKKERFDILLPFRLSKILREENISIVHTHNPTNWLYGGIAARLAGLPLIHTEHTTTDYDSYHVKRWEFIEWALAKFTRRITAVAGSVKTHMIKRSGINSKKIEVVYNAIETERFDTGANKEKMRGELSIRQDEFVIGNIARFYENKDHQTLLRAFKLVLEKIPNVYLLLIGDGPLKYKIESFAGELKIPARIKFLGNRRDIPQLLKMMDLFVLSSKREGLPIVLLEAMASGLPIVATDVDGNGELVLHEETGFVVPPADPKELSAAILNLLTDRSKAKRMAARGKERVKNHFTFNSMVEKYEKIYEEVCSNT; from the coding sequence ATGAGGAGAAAGATAAAGATAGGATTTGTAAATTATTCTCTCAACGTCGGAGGCATAGAGACGCTTATTCTCGAGATATGCAAGCGGCTCAACAGGTCGGTATTCGAACCATGCATATTCGTATTTGAAAAAGACGGCAAATTAAAAGACGAATATTTGAGATCCGGTATAGGCGTTATAGAGGTTAGTAAGAAAGAGAGGTTCGACATCTTGCTGCCATTTCGGTTATCAAAGATACTGCGGGAAGAAAATATCAGCATAGTGCATACTCATAATCCGACGAACTGGCTTTATGGGGGCATTGCAGCACGCCTGGCGGGCCTTCCGTTGATACACACGGAGCACACAACGACAGATTATGACAGTTATCATGTCAAGAGGTGGGAATTCATCGAATGGGCCTTGGCGAAATTTACGAGACGCATAACCGCAGTGGCCGGAAGCGTAAAAACGCACATGATAAAAAGATCAGGCATAAATTCAAAAAAAATAGAGGTTGTGTATAACGCGATCGAAACCGAGAGGTTTGACACAGGCGCTAATAAAGAGAAAATGCGCGGCGAGTTATCGATCAGGCAGGATGAATTCGTTATAGGAAATATTGCAAGATTTTATGAGAATAAAGACCATCAAACGCTATTGCGTGCTTTTAAATTAGTGCTTGAAAAAATCCCAAATGTCTATCTGCTGTTGATCGGCGACGGTCCTTTAAAGTATAAAATTGAAAGCTTTGCGGGCGAACTTAAGATACCCGCCAGGATAAAATTTCTAGGGAATAGGCGTGATATACCACAGCTTTTAAAGATGATGGACCTCTTTGTCCTCTCGTCAAAGAGAGAAGGCCTGCCGATCGTGCTTTTGGAGGCCATGGCGTCCGGCTTGCCAATAGTGGCTACGGATGTCGACGGCAACGGTGAACTGGTACTTCATGAGGAGACGGGGTTCGTAGTACCTCCGGCAGATCCTAAAGAGTTATCCGCAGCGATACTAAACCTTTTGACAGACAGGTCTAAAGCGAAGAGGATGGCAGCCAGGGGAAAAGAGAGGGTGAAAAACCACTTTACGTTCAATTCAATGGTTGAAAAGTACGAAAAGATATATGAAGAAGTTTGTTCGAATACGTAG
- a CDS encoding O-antigen ligase family protein, with protein MSVIAIFSYLIALYIRPQDWLPSMYGFPLVDIVGSVALIIAFVNLPQQKRPIVSAQLFFIIFYLAMVFLSNLFTGHADAATPQLIDYFKRTAIFFILIFSIRDTGQLRKVISFIILLSVILAIQVILHNLYGISVYGQTTTKDNRVSWIGAWDGPNVLCLLFVIAIALSFGFITHPYSMLVRIANVIFIAIMMYGVYLTNSRGGVLGLLAVIVTFLWNKFMYQKRLSAKILWGVAVVFAILIVLNFGPSRMNELNSTEESAHERTWIWERGYNLFRENPVFGIGKGQFQEVYHEVGHNNFVQTMVEMGVPGLFIYTALIYLSLKWLRIVSKNSLEKIKDKKLISLSEALFSSMVGYVVTTYFITMELAILFLWFGLCAATINIARGETGNGFFRFSFKDIGIVCVTMVAIVFSIYLVAIKEII; from the coding sequence ATGAGCGTTATCGCAATTTTTTCATATTTGATCGCATTGTACATAAGGCCTCAGGACTGGCTGCCCTCTATGTACGGCTTCCCGCTCGTTGATATTGTCGGGAGCGTGGCTCTCATCATTGCTTTTGTAAATTTGCCTCAACAGAAACGGCCGATTGTCTCAGCGCAGTTATTTTTCATTATTTTTTACCTAGCGATGGTCTTCTTATCCAATCTCTTTACCGGGCACGCTGATGCGGCTACGCCGCAACTTATCGATTATTTTAAAAGAACGGCAATATTCTTCATTCTCATATTCAGCATCAGGGACACGGGTCAGTTAAGGAAAGTAATATCTTTTATAATTTTACTGAGCGTGATTCTTGCCATACAGGTCATACTCCATAATTTATACGGCATCTCGGTATATGGACAAACGACGACAAAAGATAACAGGGTTTCGTGGATCGGGGCGTGGGATGGTCCAAATGTTCTATGCCTTTTATTTGTCATCGCCATCGCCCTATCGTTCGGTTTTATTACTCATCCTTATAGCATGTTGGTAAGGATCGCAAATGTAATTTTTATAGCGATCATGATGTATGGTGTATATCTGACGAATTCACGCGGAGGGGTCCTGGGACTTTTAGCGGTGATAGTGACTTTTCTCTGGAATAAATTCATGTATCAGAAACGGTTGTCAGCCAAAATCCTTTGGGGTGTTGCAGTCGTTTTCGCGATTTTAATTGTACTTAATTTCGGCCCCTCAAGGATGAATGAGTTAAATTCTACAGAGGAATCAGCCCATGAGCGGACATGGATATGGGAGAGGGGATATAACCTCTTCAGAGAAAATCCTGTATTCGGTATAGGCAAGGGGCAATTCCAGGAGGTATATCACGAGGTGGGGCACAATAATTTTGTCCAGACCATGGTCGAGATGGGAGTCCCCGGGTTATTCATATATACCGCACTGATATATCTTTCCCTTAAATGGTTACGTATAGTAAGCAAAAATAGTTTGGAAAAGATAAAGGACAAAAAGTTGATAAGTCTTTCCGAAGCTCTTTTCTCAAGCATGGTAGGGTATGTCGTTACGACTTATTTTATAACCATGGAGCTTGCAATACTCTTTCTATGGTTTGGGCTGTGCGCCGCCACCATAAATATTGCGCGAGGCGAGACCGGCAACGGATTCTTCAGGTTCTCGTTTAAAGATATCGGTATAGTATGCGTGACTATGGTCGCGATAGTGTTCAGCATCTATCTTGTAGCGATAAAAGAGATAATATGA
- a CDS encoding oligosaccharide flippase family protein has product MSSRAKKIVHGSMLGACNFFANAVAGLVLMPFIVHALGDRMYGLWMVVGSILGYYGFFDFGLVFAVQRYISQAIGREDYKETNKFVNTSFYLYAVIGFIVLLLLVTGALVAPFFIKNVAEIDLFRKILVILGLSVAIGFPMRVFSAVLISHIRYDLYNIIELIKIAARVILVIFFLKTGHGILALALINFGIEMCGYLIKFILVKSIFKYITFSRKYIEMGKIKPLFKFSFFSFVIQIVDRFRLDISNFVIAGFLGLAYVTLYSVSSNLIRYFNQLIINTVSLLLPVFSQYEGKGDYDSIREKYILSVKISGYLSTLIGGTMILFGRVFIERWMGKDYLAAYPILVVLVISTVFSSIQSPSWGLLYGISKHRFLAIANTVEGFISFFMALILVRKFGLMGVALGSAIPMIVLKVMIQPVYVCRVIKIGVSEFYFKILLPIVLKSSVFFLILWHVLKGFMVPNYFNIVPLIICECAIISTFILFFGFNSIERKYFRKIILGY; this is encoded by the coding sequence ATGAGTTCTAGGGCAAAAAAAATAGTGCACGGTTCGATGCTTGGCGCATGCAATTTCTTCGCAAATGCTGTAGCCGGCCTGGTTCTCATGCCTTTTATAGTCCATGCATTAGGCGATAGGATGTATGGTCTGTGGATGGTAGTGGGGTCAATACTGGGTTATTATGGATTTTTTGATTTCGGTTTGGTTTTTGCCGTCCAGAGGTATATCTCGCAGGCGATAGGGAGAGAGGATTACAAAGAAACTAATAAATTTGTGAACACATCATTTTACCTTTATGCAGTAATCGGGTTCATCGTATTGTTGCTTTTGGTAACAGGCGCTTTAGTGGCACCATTTTTTATAAAGAACGTAGCGGAAATAGATCTTTTCAGAAAGATATTGGTTATCTTGGGTCTAAGCGTGGCCATCGGATTTCCCATGCGCGTATTTTCCGCAGTGCTTATATCCCATATACGATATGACCTGTATAACATAATTGAGTTGATAAAAATAGCAGCAAGAGTGATTTTGGTAATTTTTTTCCTGAAGACGGGGCACGGTATTTTGGCCTTAGCGTTAATCAATTTTGGAATTGAGATGTGCGGCTATCTCATAAAGTTTATATTGGTTAAATCGATATTCAAATATATCACCTTTTCAAGAAAATACATAGAGATGGGTAAAATAAAACCTCTTTTCAAATTCAGTTTTTTCAGTTTTGTAATTCAAATAGTGGATAGATTCCGGCTTGATATAAGTAATTTTGTTATCGCGGGGTTTTTGGGTCTGGCATATGTTACTTTATATTCCGTATCCTCAAATCTGATCAGATATTTCAATCAGCTTATTATTAACACAGTCAGCCTTTTGTTGCCGGTTTTTAGTCAATATGAAGGTAAGGGGGACTACGATTCAATACGAGAAAAATATATCCTGTCAGTAAAGATCAGCGGTTATTTATCGACTTTAATCGGCGGGACCATGATACTGTTCGGCAGGGTTTTTATTGAAAGGTGGATGGGCAAAGATTACCTGGCAGCGTATCCGATACTGGTGGTTTTGGTTATAAGTACAGTTTTTTCCTCCATACAGAGCCCCTCATGGGGACTTCTCTACGGAATATCGAAGCACAGGTTCCTGGCCATAGCTAACACCGTTGAAGGATTCATTTCTTTTTTCATGGCCCTGATACTTGTCAGGAAATTCGGGCTTATGGGGGTAGCATTAGGATCTGCGATACCCATGATCGTTTTAAAAGTTATGATACAGCCGGTATATGTCTGCAGGGTTATAAAGATAGGGGTCAGTGAATTTTATTTTAAAATTCTGTTACCTATAGTATTAAAATCATCGGTTTTTTTTCTGATACTCTGGCATGTGCTCAAGGGTTTTATGGTCCCCAATTATTTTAATATCGTCCCACTTATTATATGTGAATGTGCGATCATTTCAACATTTATACTTTTTTTTGGATTCAATAGCATCGAAAGGAAATACTTCAGGAAAATAATACTGGGGTATTAA
- a CDS encoding class I SAM-dependent methyltransferase, whose product MDDNIFCPDKRKNKKYYSCARNEMLKFVPPGVHKVLEIGCAEGSFGLLLKRLRGVEVWGVDMSLPVADEAISRLDHFIVGDFEDENVDVPKKYFDCVVFNDVIEHFKYPWTVLRDVREYIVEGGYVVASIPNVRFLSNIKKLLIDKQWKYEDEGILDKTHLRFFVEESIRDMFKACDYRIIKLEGINAGKFSWKFEIINRILFNMFEDMRFRQFACVAQKE is encoded by the coding sequence ATGGATGATAATATTTTTTGTCCAGATAAAAGAAAGAACAAAAAGTATTATTCTTGTGCGCGCAATGAAATGCTTAAATTCGTCCCTCCCGGCGTGCATAAGGTACTGGAAATAGGATGTGCGGAAGGAAGCTTTGGCTTGTTATTGAAACGGCTTAGGGGGGTTGAGGTGTGGGGAGTGGATATGTCTTTGCCGGTAGCGGATGAGGCGATTTCTAGGTTGGATCATTTTATCGTGGGCGACTTTGAAGATGAGAATGTCGATGTCCCGAAAAAATACTTTGATTGTGTAGTATTCAACGACGTTATAGAACATTTTAAATATCCATGGACCGTATTGCGAGACGTCAGGGAATATATTGTTGAAGGGGGCTACGTCGTCGCCTCTATTCCCAACGTAAGATTCCTGTCAAACATAAAGAAGCTTTTGATAGATAAACAATGGAAATATGAAGACGAGGGCATACTGGATAAAACTCACTTAAGATTCTTTGTTGAAGAAAGCATAAGGGATATGTTTAAAGCCTGTGATTATCGCATAATTAAATTAGAAGGCATAAATGCCGGAAAATTCTCGTGGAAATTCGAAATCATAAACCGTATTTTATTTAATATGTTTGAGGATATGAGGTTTCGTCAGTTTGCATGCGTTGCCCAGAAAGAATGA
- a CDS encoding four helix bundle protein: protein MDIKSFRDLDVWQKSIQLVKRIYITTQKYPKEETYGLINQMRRAAVSIPSNIAEGKSRQSKNEYIQFIYISLGSASELETQITISKELEYIGKDTEKELLEEIDHTSRMLRNLIKGLRTSGSYS from the coding sequence ATGGATATTAAGAGTTTTCGCGACTTGGATGTTTGGCAAAAATCCATACAATTAGTTAAGAGGATATATATTACAACTCAAAAGTATCCTAAGGAAGAGACTTATGGTTTGATAAATCAGATGCGCAGGGCAGCTGTATCGATTCCGTCAAATATAGCTGAGGGAAAATCAAGGCAGTCCAAAAATGAGTATATTCAATTTATTTACATATCGTTGGGCTCAGCGTCGGAATTGGAAACCCAAATAACAATTTCTAAAGAGCTGGAATACATAGGCAAAGATACTGAAAAAGAATTATTGGAAGAGATCGATCATACTTCAAGAATGCTTAGGAATTTGATCAAAGGTCTGCGAACGAGCGGAAGTTATTCATGA
- a CDS encoding SDR family oxidoreductase — protein MRFLVTGGAGFIGSHITERLLNDGHFVRVLDNFSSGKESNLSFAFTGDLVTWCPGDFELIRGDIRDYDVCLDACNGVDYVLHQAALRSVPKSLELPHEYNAVNIDGTLNILQAALKSKVKRVVIASTSAIYGDTQKFPQSETDAPLLISPYALTKLAGEYYSRVYSENYGLETVNLRYFNVFGPRQSLDDEYAVVIPKFIDCILNDKQPPIHGTGKQSRDFTYVDNVVQANILAATTRVHSPQSTVHSEASTFCEVFNVACSSDNSILELVVLLNKITGKSIAPIHTPTRAGDVFRTLADISKITAKLGYKPAVNFEEGLRRTVEYFRSLLNTQYSIHNTKI, from the coding sequence ATGCGCTTTCTCGTAACCGGCGGTGCCGGGTTTATCGGCTCCCATATCACAGAGCGTTTACTAAACGATGGTCACTTTGTGCGGGTTCTCGACAACTTTTCGAGCGGCAAGGAGTCCAATCTAAGTTTTGCTTTTACTGGTGACCTGGTGACCTGGTGTCCTGGTGACTTCGAGTTAATACGAGGCGATATTCGCGACTACGACGTTTGTCTCGACGCATGCAACGGCGTCGACTACGTCCTCCACCAGGCCGCCCTGCGAAGCGTGCCGAAGTCGCTCGAACTGCCGCACGAGTATAATGCCGTAAATATCGACGGAACACTTAATATCCTACAGGCCGCGCTCAAGTCGAAGGTAAAACGCGTTGTGATCGCTTCAACGAGCGCGATCTACGGAGACACGCAGAAGTTCCCGCAGAGCGAGACAGATGCGCCGCTTCTCATATCGCCGTATGCCCTGACGAAACTGGCCGGCGAGTATTATTCGAGAGTGTATAGCGAAAACTACGGCCTGGAGACCGTAAACCTGAGATATTTTAACGTCTTTGGTCCAAGACAGTCGCTTGATGATGAATACGCCGTAGTTATACCTAAATTTATCGATTGCATCCTCAATGATAAGCAACCGCCGATCCACGGGACGGGAAAGCAGTCGAGGGACTTTACGTACGTTGATAACGTCGTTCAGGCGAATATACTCGCGGCTACCACAAGAGTCCACAGTCCACAGTCCACAGTCCACAGTGAAGCGTCGACATTTTGCGAAGTATTCAATGTTGCTTGCAGCTCGGATAATTCGATCCTGGAACTCGTAGTATTACTCAACAAAATCACCGGCAAATCGATAGCGCCAATCCACACGCCTACTCGAGCCGGAGACGTATTCCGGACCCTCGCCGATATCTCGAAGATCACCGCGAAGCTCGGCTACAAACCGGCGGTAAATTTCGAAGAGGGGCTGAGAAGGACCGTAGAATATTTTAGGTCTTTGCTCAATACCCAATACTCTATACACAATACTAAAATATGA